Proteins encoded in a region of the Cupriavidus pauculus genome:
- a CDS encoding transporter substrate-binding domain-containing protein — translation MRSIRTGLLSSLLAVALAAGAALTATAASAADLLDSVKQAGVLKIGIEGTYPPFGYRGAKNELEGFDVDVARAVAAKLGVKPEFVTTEWSAIIAGLQAGKFDIIVNQVSVTPQRKQALDFSTPYVYSAAQLIQRKDDKREFKSLEDLKGHKLGVSLGSNYNDLAKSVPGIDVKTYPGAPEYLRDLASERVDAALNDRLMVNYLIKNANLPLRPGAVVAGASSEVAIPFRKDNPKFAQAIDKALDDLRKDGTLARLSTKWFGSDVTKAAK, via the coding sequence ATGCGATCGATTCGAACGGGACTGCTCTCGTCCCTGCTGGCCGTGGCACTGGCCGCGGGCGCCGCGCTGACGGCCACGGCGGCAAGTGCCGCCGACCTGCTGGACTCGGTGAAACAGGCCGGCGTGCTGAAGATCGGCATCGAGGGCACCTATCCCCCGTTCGGCTACCGTGGCGCGAAGAACGAGCTCGAAGGCTTCGACGTGGATGTCGCGCGCGCCGTGGCGGCCAAGCTCGGCGTCAAGCCCGAGTTCGTGACCACCGAATGGAGCGCGATCATTGCCGGCCTGCAGGCCGGCAAGTTCGACATCATCGTCAATCAGGTCTCGGTCACGCCCCAGCGCAAGCAGGCGCTCGATTTCTCGACGCCTTACGTCTACTCGGCCGCGCAGCTGATCCAGCGCAAGGACGACAAGCGCGAGTTCAAGTCGCTCGAGGACCTCAAGGGCCACAAGCTCGGCGTCAGCCTGGGCAGCAATTACAACGACCTCGCCAAGTCGGTGCCCGGTATCGACGTGAAGACGTACCCGGGCGCGCCCGAGTATCTGCGTGACCTGGCCTCGGAGCGCGTGGATGCGGCGCTCAACGATCGTCTGATGGTCAATTACCTGATCAAGAACGCCAACCTGCCGCTGCGGCCGGGCGCGGTCGTGGCCGGTGCCAGCTCGGAAGTCGCGATTCCGTTCCGCAAGGACAATCCGAAGTTCGCGCAGGCCATCGACAAGGCGCTGGACGACCTGCGCAAGGACGGCACGCTCGCCAGGCTGTCCACCAAGTGGTTCGGCTCCGATGTGACGAAGGCCGCAAAGTAA
- a CDS encoding amino acid ABC transporter permease, which translates to MSALTLVTDSLPILLQGALLTLKFAVLSMIFGLTIGVVVALMGISHSKILNGMARTYVSIMRGTPLLVQIFVVYYGLPGVGIALEPTPAGVLTLSLNVGAYLSESMRGAILGISRGQWMAAYSLGLTRAQTLRYVVGPQALRLAVPSLSNSLISLIKDTSLVSVITVTELLRTAQEIIAATYQPLPLYLAVAAIYWVLSTALSFLQRGLERRLSLPGRH; encoded by the coding sequence ATGTCAGCTCTCACGCTTGTCACCGATTCGTTGCCGATCCTGCTACAGGGGGCACTGCTCACGCTCAAGTTCGCCGTGCTGTCGATGATTTTCGGGCTGACCATCGGCGTGGTGGTCGCGCTCATGGGCATCAGCCATTCGAAGATCCTCAACGGAATGGCGCGCACGTACGTCAGCATCATGCGCGGCACGCCGCTGCTCGTGCAGATCTTCGTCGTGTATTACGGCCTGCCCGGCGTCGGCATCGCGCTGGAACCCACGCCCGCGGGCGTGCTCACGCTGAGCCTCAACGTGGGCGCGTATCTGTCGGAAAGCATGCGCGGCGCGATTCTCGGGATTTCGCGCGGCCAATGGATGGCGGCGTACAGCCTCGGCCTCACGCGCGCGCAGACGCTGCGCTACGTGGTCGGCCCGCAGGCGCTGCGGCTGGCCGTGCCGAGTCTCTCGAACAGCCTGATCAGCCTGATCAAGGACACGTCGCTGGTTTCGGTGATCACCGTGACGGAACTGCTGCGCACCGCGCAGGAAATCATCGCGGCCACCTATCAGCCGCTGCCGCTCTATCTGGCCGTTGCGGCCATCTACTGGGTGCTCAGCACGGCGTTGTCGTTCCTGCAGCGCGGCCTCGAGCGACGGTTGTCGCTGCCGGGCCGCCACTGA
- the cphA gene encoding cyanophycin synthetase, with protein sequence MEVSRIRALRGPNLWCRHTAIEAIVACSDASHLLAELPGFEDRLRARFPAIGPLRPDDEAGSPSMAHALEVAALRLQAAAGCPVTFSNTAPTVEPGTYQVVVEYSEEDVGRLAFSLAEQLILAARDDAPFDLEDALHRLRELDEDVRLGPSTGSIVYAAVARGIPYRRLTQGSMVQFGWGSKQRRIQAAETDLTSAVAESIAQDKELTKSLLHAAGVPVPRGRSVRSAEEAWTAAQEIDAPVVVKPRDGNQGKGVAVRIRTREEVMTAYEVASDISSDVIVERYIPGHDFRLLVVGKHLVAAARRDPPQVIGDGVHTVRQLVETVNRDPRRGEGHATSLTKIRFDDIALAVLAKQGLTAESVPANGTRVVLRNNANLSTGGSATDVTDDVHPDIAARAVAAAQMVGLDICGVDAVCETMLKPFEEQAGGIVEVNAAPGLRMHLQPSYGKGRAVGEAIISTMFADGDDGRIPVVAVSGTNGKTTTVRLITHLLATSGLRMGMTGTDGVYIQGERIDTGDCSGPRSARNVLVHPDVDAAVFETARGGLLREGLAFDRCDVAVVTNVGEGDHLGLSYISTVEDLAVLKSVIVQNVAPHGMAVLNAADPMVARMADACPGTVTFFAHDPNLPTMALHRAQGRRVVFVEGAEIVASEGETQVRIALADIPLTRNGSIGFQVENAMSSVAAAWALGIDWAVIRRGLATFVNDAATAPGRFNVFDYKGATLIADYGHNPDAIQALCNAVESIPAGRRVVVISGAGDRRDEDIRRQTQILGGVFDNVVLYQDQCQRGREDGEVLALLREGLQGAQRTSHVDEIRGEFLAIDTGLAALQPGDLCLILVDQVEEALGHIEKRITEG encoded by the coding sequence ATGGAAGTCTCTCGCATCCGGGCCCTGCGTGGCCCGAATCTCTGGTGCCGGCATACCGCGATCGAAGCGATCGTGGCGTGCTCCGACGCCTCGCACCTGCTGGCCGAGCTGCCCGGTTTCGAAGACCGCCTGCGCGCGCGCTTCCCGGCCATCGGTCCGCTGCGGCCCGACGACGAAGCCGGCTCCCCCTCGATGGCGCACGCGCTCGAAGTGGCCGCGCTGCGGCTGCAGGCCGCCGCGGGCTGCCCGGTCACGTTCAGCAACACCGCGCCGACCGTCGAGCCCGGCACCTATCAGGTGGTCGTCGAGTACAGCGAGGAGGACGTGGGCCGCCTCGCGTTCTCGCTGGCCGAGCAACTGATTCTTGCCGCGCGCGACGATGCCCCGTTCGACCTCGAGGACGCGCTGCACCGCCTGCGTGAACTGGACGAGGACGTGCGCCTGGGCCCGAGCACGGGTTCGATCGTCTACGCGGCCGTGGCACGCGGCATTCCGTACCGCCGCCTGACGCAGGGCTCGATGGTGCAGTTCGGCTGGGGCAGCAAGCAGCGCCGCATCCAGGCCGCCGAGACCGATCTGACGAGCGCCGTGGCCGAGTCCATCGCGCAGGACAAGGAACTGACCAAGAGCCTGCTGCATGCGGCAGGCGTGCCGGTGCCGCGCGGCCGTTCGGTGCGCAGCGCCGAGGAAGCGTGGACCGCCGCGCAGGAGATCGACGCGCCCGTCGTGGTGAAGCCGCGCGACGGCAACCAGGGCAAGGGCGTGGCCGTGCGCATCCGCACGCGCGAGGAAGTGATGACCGCCTACGAGGTGGCCTCCGATATCTCGTCCGACGTGATCGTCGAGCGCTACATCCCTGGCCACGACTTCCGCCTGCTCGTGGTGGGCAAGCACCTCGTGGCCGCCGCGCGCCGCGATCCGCCCCAGGTGATCGGCGATGGCGTCCATACCGTTCGCCAGCTCGTGGAAACCGTGAACCGCGACCCGCGCCGTGGCGAAGGCCATGCGACGTCGCTGACCAAGATCCGCTTCGACGATATCGCGCTGGCCGTGCTCGCCAAGCAGGGCCTGACCGCGGAATCGGTGCCGGCCAACGGCACGCGCGTGGTCCTGCGCAACAACGCGAACCTCTCCACCGGCGGCAGCGCGACCGACGTGACCGACGACGTCCACCCGGACATCGCCGCGCGCGCGGTGGCGGCCGCGCAGATGGTCGGGCTCGATATCTGCGGCGTGGATGCGGTGTGCGAGACGATGCTCAAGCCGTTCGAGGAACAGGCCGGCGGCATCGTGGAAGTGAACGCGGCCCCCGGCCTGCGCATGCACCTGCAGCCGTCGTACGGCAAGGGCCGCGCGGTGGGCGAAGCCATCATCTCGACGATGTTCGCCGATGGCGACGACGGCCGCATTCCGGTCGTCGCGGTCTCGGGCACGAACGGCAAGACCACGACGGTCCGCCTGATCACGCATCTGCTGGCAACCAGCGGCCTGCGCATGGGCATGACCGGAACCGACGGCGTGTATATCCAGGGCGAGCGCATCGACACCGGCGACTGCAGCGGCCCGCGCAGCGCGCGCAACGTGCTGGTGCATCCCGACGTGGATGCGGCCGTGTTCGAAACCGCGCGCGGCGGCCTGCTGCGCGAAGGTCTTGCGTTCGACCGCTGCGACGTGGCCGTGGTGACCAACGTCGGGGAAGGCGATCACCTTGGCCTGTCGTACATCAGCACGGTGGAAGACCTCGCGGTGCTCAAGAGCGTGATCGTGCAGAACGTCGCGCCGCACGGCATGGCCGTGCTCAACGCGGCCGATCCGATGGTCGCGCGCATGGCCGATGCCTGCCCGGGCACGGTGACGTTCTTCGCGCACGACCCGAACCTGCCGACGATGGCGCTCCATCGCGCGCAGGGCCGCCGCGTCGTGTTCGTCGAAGGCGCGGAAATCGTCGCGTCCGAAGGCGAGACGCAGGTGCGCATCGCGCTGGCGGACATTCCGCTCACGCGCAACGGCAGCATCGGCTTCCAGGTCGAGAACGCGATGTCGTCGGTTGCCGCCGCCTGGGCGCTCGGCATCGACTGGGCGGTCATCCGCCGCGGCCTGGCCACGTTCGTCAACGACGCGGCCACCGCGCCGGGACGCTTCAACGTGTTCGACTACAAGGGCGCGACGCTGATTGCCGACTACGGTCACAATCCCGACGCGATCCAGGCGCTGTGCAATGCGGTGGAATCGATCCCGGCCGGGCGCCGCGTGGTCGTGATCAGCGGTGCCGGCGACCGGCGCGACGAGGATATCCGCCGTCAGACGCAGATCCTCGGCGGCGTGTTCGACAACGTGGTGCTCTATCAGGACCAGTGCCAGCGCGGCCGTGAAGACGGCGAAGTGCTGGCCCTGCTGCGCGAAGGCCTGCAGGGCGCGCAGCGCACGAGCCATGTGGACGAGATCCGCGGCGAGTTCCTCGCCATCGATACCGGACTGGCCGCGCTGCAGCCGGGCGACCTGTGCCTGATCCTCGTGGATCAGGTCGAGGAAGCGCTCGGCCATATCGAGAAGCGCATCACCGAGGGCTGA